In a single window of the Anaerolineae bacterium genome:
- a CDS encoding PDZ domain-containing protein, whose amino-acid sequence NPGNSGGPLLDARGRLIGVNTAIVSPSGASAGVGFAIPVDTVRRVVPVLIEKGYYPHPWIGILGYSITPALARRLDLPVEQGILVARVYSNSPAARAGIRGATRQVVIGNQVVLAGGDILTAINGHPIRDWDSLDAYLEENTVVGDVVTVTLLRDGRERTVQVELAEEPRS is encoded by the coding sequence AACCCGGGCAACTCCGGCGGACCACTGCTGGATGCGCGCGGCCGGCTGATCGGCGTGAACACCGCCATCGTCTCGCCCAGCGGGGCCTCGGCCGGCGTGGGGTTTGCCATTCCGGTGGACACCGTGCGGCGCGTCGTGCCGGTGCTGATCGAGAAGGGCTATTATCCCCATCCCTGGATAGGGATTCTGGGATATTCCATCACGCCGGCGCTGGCGCGGCGCCTGGACCTACCGGTAGAGCAGGGTATCCTCGTAGCGCGGGTGTACAGCAACAGTCCGGCGGCACGCGCCGGCATCCGCGGCGCCACGCGTCAGGTGGTCATCGGCAACCAGGTGGTGCTGGCCGGCGGGGACATCCTCACCGCCATCAACGGCCATCCCATCCGGGACTGGGACAGCCTGGACGCCTATCTGGAAGAGAACACGGTGGTAGGCGATGTGGTGACGGTGACCCTCCTGCGCGACGGCAGGGAGCGCACCGTGCAGGTGGAGCTGGCCGAGGAGCCGCGCTCATAA
- a CDS encoding Hsp20/alpha crystallin family protein: protein MSLMRWQPFEELMSLREAMDRLFEESIVWPRSLLAPAAQTFAVDIYETKDDVVVKASLPGVKPEDIEVSVVGDTLTIKGEVKEEKDIKEENYIRKERRYGSFCRSFTLPVSVDADKATAEFENGVLTLTLPKAEEVKPKTIAIKAKK from the coding sequence ATGTCGCTGATGCGGTGGCAGCCCTTTGAGGAGCTGATGTCCCTGCGCGAGGCGATGGATCGTCTGTTCGAGGAGAGCATCGTCTGGCCGCGGAGCCTGCTTGCGCCGGCAGCCCAGACCTTCGCCGTGGATATCTATGAGACCAAGGACGATGTGGTGGTGAAAGCCAGCCTGCCCGGCGTCAAGCCCGAGGACATCGAGGTCTCCGTGGTCGGCGACACCCTGACCATCAAGGGCGAGGTGAAGGAAGAGAAGGACATCAAAGAGGAGAATTACATCCGCAAGGAGCGCCGCTATGGGTCCTTCTGCCGGTCCTTCACTCTGCCCGTGTCGGTGGATGCCGACAAGGCGACGGCGGAGTTTGAGAACGGCGTGCTGACCCTGACGCTCCCCAAGGCGGAAGAGGTCAAGCCCAAGACCATCGCCATCAAGGCCAAGAAATAA
- a CDS encoding Hsp20/alpha crystallin family protein — MSLDRWEPFREFMTLREAMDRLFEESLVNWRRLGVGAGERTMRLPIDAYATDNEIVIMAPVPGVKPEDVEITLEGDTLTIKGEIKPPLENVDYIFQERAYGPFSRTLTLNVPVDAEKAEATFENGILTLTIPKAESVKPKTIKVKSK; from the coding sequence ATGTCGCTGGATCGTTGGGAGCCATTCCGGGAGTTTATGACTCTGCGGGAAGCGATGGATCGGTTGTTTGAGGAGAGCCTGGTGAATTGGCGCCGGCTGGGCGTGGGCGCCGGCGAGCGCACCATGCGTCTGCCCATTGACGCCTACGCCACCGATAACGAGATCGTCATCATGGCGCCGGTGCCGGGCGTCAAGCCGGAGGATGTGGAAATCACGCTGGAAGGCGATACGCTGACCATCAAGGGCGAGATCAAACCGCCCCTGGAGAATGTGGACTATATCTTCCAGGAGCGCGCCTACGGCCCCTTCAGCCGCACCCTGACGCTGAATGTGCCCGTGGATGCGGAGAAGGCCGAGGCGACCTTCGAGAACGGCATCCTCACCCTGACCATCCCGAAGGCGGAAAGCGTCAAACCCAAGACCATCAAGGTCAAGTCCAAGTAA